The following coding sequences lie in one Peromyscus maniculatus bairdii isolate BWxNUB_F1_BW_parent chromosome 3, HU_Pman_BW_mat_3.1, whole genome shotgun sequence genomic window:
- the Prr15 gene encoding proline-rich protein 15 translates to MADSGSSTSSSSPWWKSLTRKRSKEVTVGGQPHVQPEAEDQSPPYLDRTSSSRENQHSDVLGDTRGEPPEKLCEEKSGNSRRNLKISRSGRFKEKRKVRATLLPEGELLPEGDRSPEEGDFPDDPQEDKQ, encoded by the coding sequence ATGGCGGACAGTGGCAGCTCCACCAGCAGCTCCAGTCCCTGGTGGAAATCACTAACCAGGAAAAGAAGCAAGGAGGTCACTGTGGGAGGGCAGCCTCATGTGCAGCCAGAGGCCGAGGATCAGTCACCACCTTACTTGGATCGGACTAGCAGCTCTCGAGAGAACCAGCATTCCGATGTCCTTGGGGACACCCGAGGGGAGCCTCCAGAGAAGTTGTGTGAGGAGAAATCCGGCAACAGCCGGCGCAATTTGAAGATCTCGCGCTCAGGCCGATTTAAGGAGAAGAGGAAAGTGCGCGCCACGCTGCTTCCTGAAGGAGAGCTGCTTCCTGAAGGAGACAGGTCCCCTGAGGAGGGTGACTTTCCAGATGACCCCCAGGAGGACAAACAATAG